The Lactobacillus sp. CBA3605 genome contains a region encoding:
- a CDS encoding carboxymuconolactone decarboxylase family protein, with protein sequence MAKKQTAGRDNLGDFAPKFAALNDDVLFGEVWSRESELSLHDRSMITIASLMTSGSFPQLKAHLQMGKQNGLTKDEVVEEITHLAFYAGWAKAWSAMGLAQEVFGEE encoded by the coding sequence ATGGCAAAAAAACAAACAGCTGGTCGCGATAACTTAGGGGATTTTGCACCTAAATTCGCTGCGTTAAATGATGATGTTTTATTTGGTGAAGTTTGGTCTCGGGAATCCGAATTAAGTTTACACGATCGGAGTATGATTACGATTGCGAGTCTAATGACTAGTGGGAGTTTTCCACAATTAAAAGCCCATTTACAGATGGGTAAGCAAAATGGTTTGACGAAGGATGAAGTCGTTGAAGAAATCACCCATTTGGCTTTTTATGCCGGTTGGGCTAAAGCTTGGTCAGCGATGGGATTAGCACAAGAAGTTTTTGGTGAAGAATAA
- a CDS encoding cupin domain-containing protein produces the protein MTTTDKSGVFGLGEKNDAYQQYFIGQSYLQGLAAADDNVDVMVANVTFEPGCRNDWHIHHDGFQILLVTSGEGWYQEAGKPAQLLHAGDAVTIHEGVKHWHGATKDSWFAHVAITKGTSEWLEKVDDATYNQLG, from the coding sequence ATGACAACAACAGATAAGAGCGGTGTATTTGGATTAGGTGAAAAGAACGACGCCTATCAACAATATTTTATTGGTCAAAGTTATTTACAAGGGTTAGCAGCCGCGGATGATAACGTGGATGTGATGGTTGCGAATGTGACTTTTGAACCAGGGTGTCGAAATGACTGGCATATTCATCATGATGGGTTCCAGATTTTGCTGGTGACTAGTGGCGAAGGCTGGTATCAAGAAGCTGGTAAGCCAGCTCAACTATTACATGCTGGTGATGCCGTTACCATTCATGAAGGTGTTAAGCATTGGCATGGTGCCACCAAAGACAGCTGGTTTGCCCATGTTGCAATCACAAAAGGGACTAGCGAATGGTTAGAAAAAGTTGACGATGCGACATATAACCAATTAGGTTAA
- a CDS encoding MerR family transcriptional regulator, which yields MATELLEHYSIGDFAKQVGLTAPTLRYYENEGLIEPHRLANGRRYYEPADINWVKFLLHLKGTGMSISELKQYVIWRAQGDATIPQRRALLQKVKNDFLVQFNEVQHHLQILNDKINWYEEKEAGVTTDHETFETYLNRFGHQE from the coding sequence ATGGCAACTGAACTACTAGAACACTATTCAATTGGTGATTTTGCTAAGCAAGTCGGCTTAACGGCACCGACCTTACGGTATTATGAAAATGAGGGGCTCATTGAACCCCACCGTTTAGCCAACGGGCGTCGTTATTATGAGCCAGCGGATATTAACTGGGTCAAATTTTTACTGCATCTAAAGGGAACCGGTATGAGCATTAGTGAACTAAAACAATACGTGATTTGGCGGGCACAGGGCGATGCGACGATTCCGCAACGACGCGCATTACTGCAAAAAGTAAAAAATGACTTTCTAGTTCAGTTTAATGAAGTCCAACATCACCTACAGATTCTAAATGACAAGATTAATTGGTATGAAGAAAAAGAAGCAGGGGTAACCACTGACCACGAGACTTTTGAAACCTATCTCAACCGGTTCGGTCATCAAGAATAA
- a CDS encoding Asp23/Gls24 family envelope stress response protein translates to METKQPVSIKTDQKIVFESNVLEKIAGKTAAEVDGVLSLKGNVIEDLSNRLTDGEHPKTGVSVDLDDDQHTVDIELSALLAYGKDATEILAKVATKIAAAIKMMTGYQVKNIKLIVKDMLTPEEWQQRHENDAPAKTSQS, encoded by the coding sequence ATGGAAACTAAGCAACCAGTATCGATTAAGACTGATCAAAAGATTGTCTTTGAAAGCAATGTATTAGAAAAAATAGCTGGCAAGACTGCCGCTGAGGTTGATGGCGTTTTGAGTCTGAAAGGAAATGTTATTGAAGATTTATCGAATCGCTTAACTGATGGTGAACATCCGAAAACCGGAGTTTCGGTTGACTTGGATGATGATCAGCATACCGTTGATATTGAACTCTCAGCCTTGTTGGCTTATGGCAAGGATGCAACCGAAATATTAGCTAAAGTAGCGACTAAAATTGCGGCGGCCATTAAGATGATGACTGGTTATCAGGTAAAAAACATCAAATTAATCGTCAAAGATATGCTGACACCGGAAGAATGGCAGCAGCGGCATGAGAATGATGCGCCAGCTAAAACTAGTCAGTCCTAG
- a CDS encoding Asp23/Gls24 family envelope stress response protein, producing the protein MDNVAEIKTKLTFDDAVIKKIAGMASRNIDGVLSLEGGMLSNLTNRFRNEADPTQGVDAQVGEKQVALDMTVTIEYGKDMRQIFDQICKRVQQDIEHYTGLKVIKIDVHVNDVMSKSDWQAQTAGKPNAKPDANMDHVE; encoded by the coding sequence ATGGATAATGTGGCTGAAATAAAAACTAAATTGACCTTTGATGACGCGGTGATTAAGAAAATAGCTGGTATGGCTTCACGTAATATCGATGGCGTTTTATCATTAGAAGGTGGTATGTTAAGCAATCTGACGAATCGTTTTCGTAACGAGGCTGACCCGACCCAAGGGGTTGACGCGCAGGTTGGAGAAAAGCAGGTCGCTTTAGATATGACGGTAACCATTGAATATGGTAAGGATATGCGACAGATTTTTGATCAGATTTGTAAACGGGTTCAACAAGATATTGAACATTACACTGGTCTAAAAGTCATCAAGATTGACGTGCACGTTAATGATGTCATGAGTAAATCAGATTGGCAAGCCCAGACTGCAGGTAAGCCCAATGCCAAGCCAGATGCGAATATGGACCATGTTGAATAG
- the amaP gene encoding alkaline shock response membrane anchor protein AmaP, translated as MSRITKALVFLVGLILLLMALFEISHIYPIPVITEWFSLMTLDYPVIFGLITVIAAAIVGLVGGGMVLVSIFRATRQNGITFTNQVGKLLVPRRALERDLQYQLVEQLNLIEPQVVIKLRSRGKTRARVMATVNETKRLDLIAQQVSALTVRYLEQGLGLKQVKPIVQLTPTTQQKKLRVV; from the coding sequence ATGAGTCGAATAACCAAAGCATTAGTGTTCTTAGTCGGATTGATTCTCTTACTCATGGCACTGTTTGAAATTAGTCACATCTATCCAATTCCAGTCATTACCGAGTGGTTTTCACTCATGACCCTCGATTATCCAGTGATATTTGGGCTAATTACGGTAATTGCTGCGGCAATTGTGGGGTTAGTCGGTGGTGGGATGGTGCTAGTTAGTATTTTTAGGGCAACCCGCCAAAATGGCATCACGTTTACCAATCAGGTGGGAAAATTACTCGTCCCACGGCGTGCCTTAGAACGAGATCTTCAGTATCAATTAGTTGAACAGTTAAATTTAATCGAACCCCAAGTCGTGATTAAGTTGCGCTCGCGTGGCAAGACCCGCGCACGGGTTATGGCAACGGTTAATGAAACAAAGCGGTTAGATCTAATAGCTCAGCAGGTTAGTGCGTTAACGGTGCGTTATTTAGAACAAGGCTTAGGATTAAAACAAGTTAAACCAATTGTTCAGTTGACCCCGACAACGCAACAAAAGAAATTGCGGGTTGTTTAG
- a CDS encoding GlsB/YeaQ/YmgE family stress response membrane protein: protein MFGWLWSLIVGGVIGALAGAITSRDVPAGIIGNIVAGLVGAWIGQALLGTWGPSLAGMALVPSILGAVILVLIVSAVFGMRKKR from the coding sequence ATGTTTGGTTGGTTATGGTCATTAATTGTTGGTGGTGTCATTGGGGCGTTAGCGGGTGCGATCACGAGTCGTGATGTTCCGGCAGGGATTATTGGGAATATTGTGGCTGGATTAGTCGGTGCTTGGATTGGCCAAGCATTGTTAGGGACCTGGGGGCCATCGTTAGCTGGGATGGCGTTAGTGCCATCAATCCTAGGGGCTGTTATCTTAGTCTTGATTGTTTCAGCGGTGTTCGGGATGCGTAAAAAGCGTTAG
- a CDS encoding GtrA family protein has protein sequence MADKELKHAPHTEAEFEEELEAVEEKANNELQLYALWGVITVVFNVVLFYVLYHIFGIEYQVANLIDWFLSVLFSFVVNKMYVFQHKTVSLTKEVATFYGTRVATYFIEALILWIGISLMGVNGTMTKIIGHGIALVANYFLSKWLVFKKD, from the coding sequence ATGGCAGATAAAGAATTAAAACATGCACCCCATACCGAAGCCGAGTTTGAAGAAGAACTCGAAGCTGTTGAAGAAAAAGCCAACAATGAGCTACAGCTCTATGCATTATGGGGTGTCATAACGGTTGTCTTTAACGTGGTCTTGTTCTACGTGTTATATCATATATTTGGGATTGAATACCAAGTTGCAAACTTAATTGATTGGTTCTTGAGTGTGCTCTTTTCGTTTGTGGTTAACAAAATGTATGTGTTCCAGCATAAAACGGTTAGTTTAACTAAGGAAGTGGCGACCTTTTATGGGACTCGGGTGGCAACTTATTTCATTGAAGCCCTAATCTTGTGGATTGGGATTTCGTTGATGGGTGTCAACGGGACCATGACTAAAATCATCGGTCACGGGATTGCGTTAGTGGCAAATTATTTCTTGTCTAAATGGTTAGTCTTCAAGAAAGATTAA
- a CDS encoding ArgE/DapE family deacylase has protein sequence MNEAVEALSAIVKMNTVNGNEKQVADYLAQLLNQHGIATKLIDYSPNRTSLVAEIGDGHGPVVGFDGHEDTVALGDASKWAGSPLSAVVKDNKLFGRGVTDMKAGLMAGVLTMINLKEANVPLHGTLRLMATVGEENGHLGAEQLVEQGYADDLQTLIVGEPSGADKRLLSQKPIQAMLGVNAAAAAKMAAANPTTEQHFIELAHKGSLTYTVHAKGVAAHSSMPTIGKNAIEMLMAFYQEQQAYFDSFQTVVNPVLGATIPVVTLIKGGEQINTVPASAELSMKVRTIPELRNDKIIAKLEQIIADCNQHGAALTLEIQSSFYPVHTPENATLVQVAKQIGEAVLTQALPYFGAPGGTDASSYIVKNPAMEIIVFGPGNITAHQVNEYVDLDMYQRFIKLYEQLITKLLQ, from the coding sequence ATGAATGAAGCAGTCGAAGCCTTAAGCGCAATCGTTAAAATGAATACGGTTAATGGCAATGAAAAACAAGTTGCGGATTATTTAGCGCAGCTCTTAAATCAACATGGAATCGCAACAAAATTAATTGACTATAGTCCGAATCGGACGAGTTTAGTTGCAGAAATTGGCGACGGTCATGGTCCGGTGGTCGGTTTTGATGGTCACGAAGATACAGTTGCCTTGGGGGATGCCTCGAAGTGGGCCGGGAGTCCTTTGTCGGCGGTTGTTAAAGATAATAAATTGTTCGGCCGGGGCGTAACGGATATGAAAGCCGGTCTCATGGCAGGCGTCTTAACCATGATTAATTTAAAAGAAGCCAATGTGCCATTACATGGGACTTTGCGGCTAATGGCCACAGTGGGTGAAGAGAATGGTCATTTAGGCGCTGAACAATTAGTTGAACAAGGGTATGCGGATGACTTGCAGACGTTGATTGTGGGCGAACCGAGCGGTGCTGATAAACGGTTGTTAAGTCAAAAACCGATTCAAGCCATGCTTGGCGTTAATGCGGCGGCCGCAGCGAAAATGGCGGCGGCTAATCCGACCACGGAACAACATTTTATTGAATTAGCCCATAAAGGATCACTCACTTATACGGTGCATGCTAAAGGGGTAGCTGCCCATAGTTCAATGCCAACGATTGGTAAGAATGCGATTGAGATGTTAATGGCTTTCTATCAAGAACAACAGGCGTATTTTGATAGCTTCCAGACGGTGGTTAATCCGGTATTAGGGGCGACGATTCCAGTAGTGACCTTAATTAAAGGTGGCGAGCAGATCAATACGGTGCCCGCTAGTGCCGAGTTATCAATGAAAGTACGGACAATTCCAGAGTTGCGTAACGATAAGATTATTGCGAAGTTGGAACAAATTATTGCTGATTGTAATCAACACGGGGCGGCGTTAACCCTAGAGATTCAAAGTAGCTTCTATCCCGTGCACACGCCAGAAAATGCGACCTTAGTTCAGGTTGCTAAACAAATTGGTGAAGCGGTATTGACCCAAGCGTTACCTTACTTTGGTGCGCCCGGTGGTACGGATGCTTCATCATATATTGTTAAAAACCCGGCGATGGAAATCATCGTCTTTGGGCCTGGCAACATTACTGCGCATCAAGTGAATGAATACGTTGATTTAGATATGTATCAACGGTTCATTAAGTTATATGAACAATTAATCACGAAACTATTACAGTAA
- a CDS encoding sugar O-acetyltransferase produces MKSQKARMLAGELYIAQDPELGRESRHGKRLARIYSQTTEAEGAYRQELLTALFKKIGPNGYIEPPFHTDYGTNTTIGKNFYANYDAIFVDCGPITIGDNVFMGPRVGLYTAGHPIDPVIRREQYEYGRAITIGDDVWIGGNVVINPGVTIGNNVVIGSGSIVTKSIPDNVVAVGNPCRVLRPITAGDHTAWQQQKAAYLADQD; encoded by the coding sequence ATGAAATCACAAAAAGCACGGATGTTAGCCGGCGAGTTATATATTGCGCAAGATCCAGAACTTGGTCGAGAAAGCCGTCACGGTAAGCGGTTGGCTCGAATCTATAGTCAAACGACAGAAGCCGAAGGGGCCTACCGTCAAGAATTACTAACGGCCCTATTCAAAAAAATTGGTCCCAATGGCTATATTGAACCACCATTCCATACCGACTACGGGACCAATACTACAATTGGCAAGAATTTTTATGCTAATTACGATGCCATCTTTGTCGATTGTGGCCCGATTACGATTGGTGATAATGTCTTTATGGGACCACGGGTCGGGTTATACACTGCGGGGCATCCAATTGATCCAGTGATTCGGCGCGAACAATATGAATACGGGCGTGCAATTACGATTGGTGATGATGTTTGGATTGGCGGTAACGTAGTGATTAATCCGGGTGTCACCATTGGCAATAATGTGGTGATTGGGTCTGGCTCAATCGTGACCAAGTCGATTCCGGATAATGTGGTTGCGGTGGGCAATCCTTGCCGGGTCCTGCGCCCAATTACCGCCGGTGACCACACCGCTTGGCAACAACAAAAAGCAGCTTATTTAGCCGATCAAGATTAG
- the lepB gene encoding signal peptidase I: MKSVKNIMSWVLPVLIGLGLALLIRQFWFTMVRVDGSSMQPNLQNNERVIAFKTSQVKAGAVVVFNAYGLGDDATKNTVYVKRVIGMPGDTIRYSSTGKLYVNNKLVKQTYLKNNYQQTTGSFMANKHSQVTGWTLTSLSHDQGWKKSVTTNKVPKGYYFVLGDHRSVSSDSRYWGLVPKNKMIGVVKAWPWQNRRQYINSYQP, translated from the coding sequence ATGAAATCAGTTAAGAATATTATGAGTTGGGTGTTACCAGTTCTAATTGGGCTGGGCTTAGCACTGCTGATTCGACAATTTTGGTTCACAATGGTTCGCGTCGACGGGAGCTCAATGCAACCCAATCTGCAAAACAATGAACGGGTGATTGCCTTTAAAACCAGCCAAGTTAAGGCCGGTGCCGTCGTCGTCTTCAATGCCTACGGACTCGGGGATGACGCCACTAAAAATACCGTTTACGTTAAGCGCGTGATTGGGATGCCTGGTGATACCATTCGTTATTCCAGTACTGGGAAGCTATATGTGAATAACAAGTTGGTCAAACAAACCTATTTAAAGAATAACTATCAACAAACCACGGGATCTTTTATGGCTAATAAGCACAGCCAAGTTACCGGCTGGACCTTAACTAGTCTGAGTCATGATCAAGGTTGGAAAAAGAGCGTCACAACCAACAAAGTCCCCAAAGGCTATTATTTCGTCTTGGGGGATCATCGCAGCGTCTCTAGTGACAGTCGTTATTGGGGGCTCGTCCCTAAGAACAAGATGATTGGGGTCGTTAAAGCTTGGCCATGGCAGAACCGTCGTCAATATATTAATAGTTACCAACCTTAA
- a CDS encoding histidine phosphatase family protein translates to MKNITLYLVVTGTTYFNQLDRFQGWSGTPLTTAGQQTSQTVGQHLKTVKFDTAFASDTSRGAQTGQAILAAQSAAPKLQLKAALRSPFYGGFEGFEQSAVWSGFATKLGYPSVEAFEADQTPTEIQNLIHDHDADGLAENGMEFWQRYKAGLDQVTAATPNHGSALVIVDSFALRTFLVQTTEVQPTAQRLANSAVTILSQVGDQFTIAAN, encoded by the coding sequence ATGAAAAACATCACTTTATACCTGGTCGTCACCGGCACCACTTATTTTAATCAACTTGATCGTTTTCAAGGTTGGAGCGGGACGCCGTTAACTACCGCTGGGCAACAAACCAGTCAGACCGTTGGACAACATTTAAAAACGGTGAAATTTGATACCGCGTTTGCAAGTGATACGAGCCGTGGCGCTCAAACCGGTCAAGCTATTTTGGCTGCGCAGTCAGCTGCCCCTAAATTACAATTAAAAGCGGCGTTACGGTCGCCATTTTATGGTGGCTTTGAAGGGTTTGAACAATCTGCCGTGTGGTCTGGCTTTGCGACTAAGTTAGGTTATCCTAGTGTGGAAGCTTTTGAGGCTGACCAGACGCCAACTGAAATTCAAAATTTGATTCATGACCATGATGCGGATGGCTTAGCCGAAAACGGGATGGAATTCTGGCAACGTTATAAAGCCGGTTTGGATCAAGTGACTGCGGCTACGCCGAATCATGGGAGTGCGTTAGTGATTGTTGATAGTTTTGCTTTACGGACTTTCTTAGTTCAAACGACCGAAGTTCAGCCAACCGCGCAACGCTTGGCCAATAGTGCGGTGACAATCTTGTCACAGGTTGGGGATCAATTCACAATAGCTGCTAATTAG
- a CDS encoding universal stress protein: MSEMSPKEFKHILVGVDDSDDAQLAFRYAINRAKTDGAKLTIVSILEQDNMNVYEAMSKDFIHGQRADLEHHVLQYEKLARQFGVVDVNTVVDEGDPGETIVKDIIPALKPDLLVIGSISKQGVRKYFGSQAAYMAKHAPISVLVVR; the protein is encoded by the coding sequence ATGTCAGAAATGAGTCCTAAAGAATTTAAACATATTTTGGTGGGCGTCGATGATTCGGATGATGCCCAATTAGCCTTTCGCTATGCGATTAATCGCGCCAAAACGGATGGTGCGAAGTTAACGATTGTTTCGATTTTGGAACAAGATAATATGAACGTTTATGAAGCGATGAGTAAAGATTTTATTCATGGTCAGCGGGCAGACCTGGAGCACCATGTGTTACAGTACGAGAAGTTGGCACGCCAATTTGGAGTGGTCGATGTTAACACAGTCGTTGATGAAGGTGATCCTGGCGAAACCATCGTCAAGGATATTATTCCAGCCCTTAAACCAGACTTGTTGGTGATTGGGTCCATCTCTAAACAAGGGGTGCGTAAATATTTCGGGTCGCAAGCCGCCTATATGGCGAAACATGCGCCGATTTCAGTACTAGTTGTCCGATAG
- a CDS encoding sugar O-acetyltransferase yields MEIDNDPAYQKMINGELYLESPLLLARRNFVRTQIMTYNQLADNDQRNDGMRKLLRSVGDRFFVEPTFEFSYGVNITIGNHFYANHGVTICDEGVVKIGNDCKFGPKVGLYTPVHPLDPTVRRTEAERTAPITIGNDVWIGGSAMVLPGVTLGNNVVVGAGAVVTHSFPDNVVVVGNPARILKENKPAAK; encoded by the coding sequence ATGGAAATCGATAATGATCCAGCGTATCAAAAAATGATCAACGGAGAATTGTACCTAGAATCACCACTGTTGTTAGCCCGACGAAACTTTGTCCGGACACAAATTATGACCTATAATCAGCTGGCCGATAATGACCAACGCAATGACGGCATGCGCAAACTTTTACGTTCAGTTGGAGACCGTTTTTTTGTCGAACCAACATTTGAATTTAGTTATGGTGTCAACATTACGATTGGTAACCATTTTTATGCGAACCACGGTGTGACGATTTGTGACGAAGGGGTCGTTAAGATTGGGAATGATTGTAAGTTTGGGCCGAAAGTCGGGTTGTATACCCCAGTTCATCCGTTAGATCCAACGGTACGTCGGACCGAAGCTGAGCGAACGGCGCCGATTACCATTGGTAACGATGTGTGGATTGGTGGTAGTGCCATGGTCTTGCCAGGTGTGACGTTAGGCAATAACGTGGTTGTTGGCGCAGGGGCAGTGGTTACGCATTCATTTCCAGATAACGTGGTTGTCGTGGGAAACCCTGCTCGTATTTTAAAAGAAAATAAACCAGCGGCTAAGTAA
- a CDS encoding zinc-binding dehydrogenase codes for MQAWVITTPDEKKLSDLKVASVAKPMPAHDELQVKVHAVGLNPVDYKVITSGGANWQYPHVIGIDVAGDVSAVGSAVTGFEVGDRVFYHGDLRRNGSLAEYTVTLSTSVAHLPAELSYVQGAAILCANLTAYQALYRKVNLKTAHSVLIHAGGGAVGLAALQLAKLLGLQTITTVSARKRALVDQVGADTVIDYQQISVTAAVLQATQGRGVDISLNTIGGAELAADTERMAYNGQIVAIGDGYPEHIELDNRALSLIRSSLGGVYRSKDALQIHDLAVMTHDVGQLVVAGKLAPMIDTVQPFSEAATALQQLQAGKNVGKLVISLD; via the coding sequence TTGCAAGCATGGGTTATCACAACACCAGATGAGAAAAAATTATCTGATTTAAAGGTAGCAAGCGTCGCAAAACCAATGCCAGCACATGATGAGCTACAGGTTAAAGTGCACGCCGTTGGGTTAAATCCAGTCGATTATAAAGTCATCACCAGTGGTGGGGCTAATTGGCAGTATCCACATGTAATTGGAATTGATGTGGCTGGTGATGTTAGTGCGGTTGGTTCAGCCGTGACGGGTTTTGAAGTCGGTGACCGGGTCTTTTATCACGGTGATTTACGACGAAATGGTAGTTTAGCTGAGTATACGGTGACACTTAGTACAAGCGTGGCACATTTGCCGGCGGAATTAAGTTACGTGCAAGGCGCAGCCATTTTATGTGCCAATTTAACGGCCTATCAAGCGTTATATCGAAAAGTTAATTTAAAAACGGCACATAGTGTGTTGATTCATGCGGGGGGTGGCGCCGTGGGCTTGGCCGCATTACAGCTGGCAAAGCTGTTAGGGTTACAAACCATCACAACGGTTTCAGCGCGAAAACGAGCACTAGTTGACCAAGTCGGTGCTGATACGGTGATTGATTATCAGCAAATATCAGTTACGGCGGCTGTTTTACAAGCGACGCAGGGCCGAGGGGTGGATATCAGTCTGAACACGATTGGTGGTGCCGAACTCGCCGCCGATACTGAACGAATGGCTTATAATGGTCAGATTGTCGCCATTGGTGATGGCTATCCTGAACATATTGAGCTGGATAATCGGGCACTATCCCTAATTCGATCGAGCTTAGGTGGGGTTTACCGGTCAAAGGATGCTTTACAAATTCATGATTTAGCAGTGATGACCCATGATGTTGGTCAACTTGTTGTGGCCGGCAAGTTAGCGCCCATGATTGATACGGTACAGCCATTTTCAGAAGCTGCGACGGCATTACAACAATTGCAAGCTGGAAAAAATGTCGGTAAGTTGGTTATTAGTCTTGACTAG
- a CDS encoding NADPH-dependent F420 reductase: protein MEIGIIGAGTVGTVLAQTFAQQDHQIKLSRRQGPASLSARREDFPANVQFVTVAVALQAPLVIIAVPFEQASGVLSQVVDYQQRIVVDVTNQFTADFKRIKTAPLTGSEVLAAAANNARIIKAFNTLPPEFMTGQVAGAGRRVLFYAGDDVAAKKEFAALVRPLNFRPVNLGKLRHGGSVMQVGGGLGNTHFVQVDE, encoded by the coding sequence ATGGAAATTGGGATTATTGGAGCCGGCACTGTCGGTACGGTGTTGGCACAAACTTTTGCACAACAGGATCATCAAATTAAATTAAGTCGGCGGCAAGGACCGGCAAGCTTATCAGCTCGGCGTGAGGACTTTCCGGCTAACGTTCAATTTGTAACTGTCGCAGTCGCTTTACAGGCGCCGCTAGTCATCATTGCGGTGCCATTTGAACAAGCATCAGGGGTGTTATCACAAGTGGTGGATTATCAACAGCGCATTGTGGTTGACGTGACGAATCAATTTACCGCTGACTTTAAAAGGATTAAGACGGCACCGTTAACCGGCAGTGAAGTATTGGCAGCGGCCGCTAACAATGCCCGGATAATCAAGGCATTCAATACGTTACCGCCGGAATTTATGACGGGTCAGGTTGCAGGGGCTGGTCGTCGAGTGCTATTCTATGCCGGGGACGATGTTGCGGCCAAAAAAGAATTCGCTGCCTTAGTCCGACCATTGAATTTTCGACCAGTTAACTTAGGTAAACTCCGTCATGGCGGTAGTGTCATGCAGGTCGGTGGTGGTTTAGGTAATACACATTTTGTTCAGGTCGATGAATAG
- a CDS encoding MalY/PatB family protein, which produces MPFDFETVIDRRQTNSAKWHVKPHELPMWIADMDFKTAPAITAALKKRAEFGIFGYEEIPAAYYTAVANWWGQEHHFQLPTAWLLFCTGVVPAISSIVRKMTAVGDNVLVQAPVYNIFYHSIENNGRHSVSSDLQDRAGQYQIDFDDLAQKLADPLTTMMIVCNPHNPIGIVWSRATLQRIGELCLKYHVLLLADEIHCDLTLNGTQYTPVASLTAPVAANSISCISPSKTFNVAALHAATLVIPDETIRDRVSRGINNDELAEPNSFAIPGSIAAYQEGHAWLAALRTKLAANQRTLQTFIATNIPTITVIEAQATYLIWLDISQIATDATELATFIRQQTGLFLSAGDVYRGDGNHFLRLNLACPTSELMDGLQRLQAGIEAYQAK; this is translated from the coding sequence ATGCCATTTGACTTTGAAACGGTGATTGATCGCCGACAGACTAATTCGGCTAAGTGGCATGTTAAGCCTCATGAATTACCGATGTGGATTGCGGATATGGACTTTAAAACTGCGCCGGCCATTACGGCAGCATTGAAAAAAAGAGCAGAGTTTGGCATTTTTGGTTATGAAGAAATTCCAGCGGCGTATTATACAGCGGTCGCCAATTGGTGGGGGCAGGAACATCACTTTCAGTTGCCAACCGCTTGGCTACTATTTTGTACCGGCGTCGTCCCGGCAATTTCATCGATTGTGCGAAAAATGACGGCGGTTGGCGATAATGTCTTGGTACAAGCTCCCGTATATAATATTTTTTATCACTCGATTGAAAATAATGGCCGTCATTCGGTTTCTAGCGATTTACAAGATCGTGCTGGTCAGTATCAAATTGATTTTGATGATTTAGCGCAGAAGCTTGCTGATCCTTTGACGACAATGATGATTGTATGTAACCCACATAATCCGATTGGCATCGTCTGGTCACGAGCTACGCTACAACGTATCGGCGAACTTTGTTTAAAGTATCACGTCTTATTATTGGCGGATGAAATTCATTGTGACCTAACCTTGAATGGCACCCAATATACGCCGGTCGCTTCACTAACGGCGCCGGTTGCGGCTAATAGCATCAGTTGTATTTCGCCTAGCAAGACGTTTAACGTGGCCGCTTTACATGCGGCTACCTTGGTGATTCCAGATGAGACGATTCGGGACCGTGTGAGTCGGGGAATTAACAATGATGAACTCGCTGAGCCCAATTCATTTGCGATTCCTGGTAGCATTGCCGCTTATCAAGAGGGTCATGCTTGGCTTGCTGCCTTAAGGACTAAGTTAGCGGCTAATCAGCGGACTTTACAGACTTTTATTGCGACGAATATCCCAACAATTACAGTCATTGAGGCGCAAGCCACTTACTTGATTTGGTTAGATATTAGTCAGATTGCGACCGATGCGACCGAGTTAGCCACGTTTATTCGCCAACAGACTGGGTTATTCTTGTCGGCTGGGGATGTGTATCGTGGTGATGGCAACCACTTTTTACGGTTGAACTTAGCTTGTCCGACGAGTGAATTAATGGATGGGTTACAGCGATTACAAGCAGGCATTGAAGCCTATCAAGCTAAATAA